One window of Caldanaerovirga acetigignens genomic DNA carries:
- a CDS encoding transcriptional regulator GutM, with the protein MTLKLLGIIALMWILQGVFSYFQIKNLQNKLKELKKKGRVGLGSSKGRFSPGCIVIIAVDKDGKIAEAYKMSGMSVFARFKEFEDIKGLYLNELAFYLNPEESGSEKKAIESAIKMLETHE; encoded by the coding sequence ATGACTTTAAAATTACTGGGAATTATAGCACTGATGTGGATTCTTCAGGGGGTTTTTAGTTATTTTCAGATAAAAAACCTGCAGAATAAATTAAAGGAGCTCAAGAAAAAAGGCAGGGTAGGCTTAGGGAGTTCTAAGGGGCGATTTTCGCCGGGGTGCATTGTAATAATAGCCGTTGATAAAGACGGGAAAATTGCCGAAGCTTATAAAATGTCGGGAATGAGCGTTTTCGCAAGGTTCAAAGAGTTTGAGGATATCAAGGGGCTTTACCTGAACGAGCTTGCTTTTTACCTTAACCCCGAAGAAAGCGGCAGCGAGAAAAAAGCTATAGAGAGTGCTATCAAGATGCTGGAAACCCACGAATGA